One region of Thunnus thynnus chromosome 14, fThuThy2.1, whole genome shotgun sequence genomic DNA includes:
- the oit3 gene encoding oncoprotein-induced transcript 3 protein — protein sequence MMFLGVTILLQEALAVAAVALDPCSAYISLNEPWRNTDYHVNQSSGVPLCDSHVSGEWYRFTGMAGDAMPTFCISENHCGTHAPIWLNGSHPQPHEGIVTLPVCASFNDNCCQWNASVDVKACTGGYFVYRLPRPSVCFHVYCGHFYDICDEMDCVGPRCPESECRCGPGTVLGPDKQTCLDVNECEKGNGGCAEVCVNTKGSRRCECGPGRVPDEDGHNCRETAGCHVNNGGCSHGCSSLLDSYQCHCPRGLELGDDKRTCQVPVQCDPSSITVSVPKDLVGGLELFLSNSSCRGVSNGTHINLSFSLKTCGTVVEVTDDKIVGTNLVTGLPRSSPGSSRDLIVRTSKLVLPVTCEFPREYHVSDEYQASQRSSALELAGHSEGVFPFSLELFKNAEFSEPYRTPPQLRLHDSLFFGVEPKERVEGLSALVESCFATPGPKVDQALKYYLIKDGCISDETVTQYSSKDQLSKHYQVPVFKFIGKDNRQVFLHCQVLVCGAGDSRCAQRCRGRVRREVWTGGSQEQHTLSGGPIFIMPEP from the exons ATGATGTTTCTTGGGGTTACCATTCTGCTGCAAGAGGCTCTTGCAGTTGCAGCTGTAG CCCTGGACCCCTGCTCTGCCTACATCAGCCTGAATGAACCCTGGAGGAACACAGATTACCACGTCAACCAGTCATCTGGTGTGCCCCTGTGCGACAGCCATGTGTCTGGAGAATGGTACCGCTTCACTGGCATGGCGGGTGATGCCATGCCCACCTTCTGCATCTCTGAGAATCACTGTGGCACCCACGCTCCCATCTGGCTCAACGGCAGCCACCCCCAGCCCCACGAAGGTATCGTCACCCTGCCTGTGTGCGCCAGCTTCAATGACAACTGCTGCCAGTGGAACGCCAGTGTAGATGTGAAGGCCTGCACTGGGGGGTACTTTGTCTACCGCCTGCCCAGACCCTCAGTCTGCTTCCATGTTTACTGTGGCC ATTTCTATGATATCTGTGATGAGATGGATTGCGTAGGTCCCAGATGTCCAGAGTCCGAGTGTCGCTGTGGGCCTGGAACTGTCCTGGGaccagacaaacaaacatgcctgg atgtgaatgagtgtgagAAGGGCAACGGCGGctgtgcagaggtgtgtgtgaaCACCAAAGGCTCCAGGCGTTGTGAGTGTGGGCCAGGGCGAGTGCCGGATGAGGATGGACACAACTGCAGAG AGACAGCAGGCTGTCATGTTAACAATGGAGGCTGCAGCCATGGCTGCTCCTCGCTGCTGGACTCCTATCAGTGCCACTGTCCCAGAGGGCTGGAGCTGGGAGACGATAAACGCACATGTCAgg TGCCGGTCCAGTGTGATCCCAGCTCTATTACAGTGTCAGTTCCTAAGGACCTTGTAGGAGGATTGGAGCTTTTCCTGTCAAACTCCTCTTGTCGTGGCGTCTCCAACGGCACACACATCAATCTCAGCTTCAGCCTCAAGACTTGCGGCACCGTGGTGGAG GTGACTGACGACAAGATTGTGGGGACCAACCTGGTGACGGGCCTTCCCAGGAGCAGCCCGGGCAGCAGCAGGGACCTGATTGTCCGCACCAGCAAGTTAGTGCTTCCAGTTACCTGTGAGTTCCCCAGAGAATACCATGTATCAGATGAATATCAGGCAAGTCAGCGCAGCTCAGCCCTGGAGCTGGCAGGCCACAGTGAGGGAGTCTTCCCCTTCTCCCTGGAGCTGTTCAAGAATGCGGAATTCTCCGAGCCCTACCGCACACCACCACAGCTGCGTCTTCACGACTCCCTGTTCTTCGGAGTGGAGCCCAAAGAGCGAGTGGAGGGCCTCTCTGCGCTAGTAGAGAGCTGCTTCGCTACACCAGGACCCAAAGTTGACCAGGCCCTGAAGTATTACCTCATCAAAGACGG GTGTATCTCGGATGAAACAGTGACACAGTACTCCTCAAAGGACCAGCTCTCTAAGCACTACCAGGTCCCTGTCTTCAAGTTCATTGGCAAGGACAATCGA CAAGTCTTCCTCCACTGTCAGGTGTTAGTATGCGGGGCAGGAGACTCTCGCTGCGCTCAGCGTTGCCGGGGACGTGTTCGCCGGGAGGTTTGGACTGGTGGATCTCAGGAGCAGCACACACTGAGTGGAGGCCCCATCTTCATCATGCCTGAGCCATGA
- the pla2g12b gene encoding group XIIB secretory phospholipase A2-like protein isoform X2 has translation MLLRTVVLLLLCMSSGMCATLGHYQTPAQEEEAAAVDPQITDGVVAAASEQEVVAAADAKVGDSPETKEAKIPAVDNPAADKPEVDVPVADDTTAKEPEKDSDRPAGDTPAMEAHVQQQPSEEELNEIRPVQTDQSLNRPLAHEDSNSWGMNSIRNGFQSVHGYFDSLVELVGGRNGVCEYRCRYGKLPQPRPGYQLPEPNGCSTSLVGFQFDLGIPAMTKCCNELDVCYDTCGTSKNNCDSRLRSCLHGICSDLKKSLGFVSKVQACESMADAVYNTVGTLGCRPYMNSQRAACVCEEEEKDEL, from the exons ATGCTGCTTCGGACTGTggtcctgctcctcctctgcatgTCCTCGGGTATGTGTGCCACTTTAGGCCACTATCAGACTCCGGCACAGGAGGAagaggctgctgctgtggaCCCACAAATTACTGATGGTGTTGTAGCAGCTGCCTCTGAGCAAGAAGTTGTAGCTGCTGCAGATGCTAAAGTAGGTGATTCACCTGAAACTAAGGAAGCTAAAATACCTGCAGTGGATAACCCAGCAGCTGACAAACCTGAAGTGGATGTCCCTGTCGCAGATGATACtacagctaaagagccagagaAAGACAGTGATAGGCCAGCTGGAGATACCCCTGCTATGGAAGCCCACGTCCAGCAGCAACCATCTGAGGAGGAGTTGAATGAGATCAGGCCAGTCCAGACCGACCAGTCCCTGAACAGACCCTTGGCACACGAAGATAGTAACAGTTGGGGTATGAACTCAATTAGAAATGGTTTCCAGAGTGTGCACGGATACTTTGACTCTTTGGTGGAGCTGGTGGGGGGACGCAATGGTGTCTGTGAGTACCGCTGCAGATATG gAAAACTTCCTCAACCTCGTCCTGGCTACCAGCTTCCAGAGCCCAATGGCTGCAGCACCTCTCTGGTGGGATTCCAG tttgatTTGGGGATCCCTGCTATGACAAAGTGCTGTAACGAGCTTGATGTGTGCTATGACACTTGTGGCACAAGCAAGAACAACTGTGACTCCAGGTTACGCTCATGTCTGCACGGCATCTGCTCTGACCTTAAGAAGAGTCTGGGCTTTGTGTCGAAGGTACAAG CCTGTGAGTCGATGGCAGATGCAGTATACAACACCGTGGGGACTCTTGGTTGTAGACCTTACATGAACAGCCAGAGGGCAGCGTGTGTCtgcgaggaagaggagaaggacgAACTGTGA
- the pla2g12b gene encoding group XIIB secretory phospholipase A2-like protein isoform X1, translating into MLLRTVVLLLLCMSSGMCATLGHYQTPAQEEEAAAVDPQITDGVVAAASEQEVVAAADAKVGDSPETKEAKIPAVDNPAADKPEVDVPVADDTTAKEPEKDSDRPAGDTPAMEAHVQQQPSEEELNEIRPVQTDQSLNRPLAHEDSNSWGMNSIRNGFQSVHGYFDSLVELVGGRNGVCEYRCRYGKLPQPRPGYQLPEPNGCSTSLVGFQVNAAFDLGIPAMTKCCNELDVCYDTCGTSKNNCDSRLRSCLHGICSDLKKSLGFVSKVQACESMADAVYNTVGTLGCRPYMNSQRAACVCEEEEKDEL; encoded by the exons ATGCTGCTTCGGACTGTggtcctgctcctcctctgcatgTCCTCGGGTATGTGTGCCACTTTAGGCCACTATCAGACTCCGGCACAGGAGGAagaggctgctgctgtggaCCCACAAATTACTGATGGTGTTGTAGCAGCTGCCTCTGAGCAAGAAGTTGTAGCTGCTGCAGATGCTAAAGTAGGTGATTCACCTGAAACTAAGGAAGCTAAAATACCTGCAGTGGATAACCCAGCAGCTGACAAACCTGAAGTGGATGTCCCTGTCGCAGATGATACtacagctaaagagccagagaAAGACAGTGATAGGCCAGCTGGAGATACCCCTGCTATGGAAGCCCACGTCCAGCAGCAACCATCTGAGGAGGAGTTGAATGAGATCAGGCCAGTCCAGACCGACCAGTCCCTGAACAGACCCTTGGCACACGAAGATAGTAACAGTTGGGGTATGAACTCAATTAGAAATGGTTTCCAGAGTGTGCACGGATACTTTGACTCTTTGGTGGAGCTGGTGGGGGGACGCAATGGTGTCTGTGAGTACCGCTGCAGATATG gAAAACTTCCTCAACCTCGTCCTGGCTACCAGCTTCCAGAGCCCAATGGCTGCAGCACCTCTCTGGTGGGATTCCAGGTGAATGCCGCT tttgatTTGGGGATCCCTGCTATGACAAAGTGCTGTAACGAGCTTGATGTGTGCTATGACACTTGTGGCACAAGCAAGAACAACTGTGACTCCAGGTTACGCTCATGTCTGCACGGCATCTGCTCTGACCTTAAGAAGAGTCTGGGCTTTGTGTCGAAGGTACAAG CCTGTGAGTCGATGGCAGATGCAGTATACAACACCGTGGGGACTCTTGGTTGTAGACCTTACATGAACAGCCAGAGGGCAGCGTGTGTCtgcgaggaagaggagaaggacgAACTGTGA
- the LOC137196865 gene encoding uncharacterized protein C6orf118-like: protein MSSSCKPKPRCFGSDIHRLLLAAEAGQKADILAYSSGHLGPRSLNQSQPHNKTKQSFWRMSQSQEETPNPLTLQQRRTKALAYVKKKDMKDSPSEFTTGTALIESEVSGSRQDLATDHSSHADRKEDISLPKIVHCSSNSLPVNLRALSQKKSNSSYDQEGKQPFCSSHTDQLGLNREDQLKTKPRIGRQVVAKQDLRDCNSMGGINVAEMHERKLQKELRKLSVQSWPNRDRLAVFSDVFDDVCEGSPVFGRILREIKTEYDLYINHMMASQPSCHDMRLNTSLEDLGNGKVELEDAEKEVCRLEQEARRALEENKRARNELQNVPAITHPEDKDVQNTDTLSGLQDSETANGCTNSVQSKRLQVLNVWKEVQLLEEEINKMVSTVTTTVTERCIKDLKTEIMRLIASNDRLKTTNKDLENNINTALSREKARKAIKRMLWDEIQCDLQTE from the exons ATGTCCAGCAGCTGTAAGCCAAAACCTAGATGCTTTGGGAGTGACATCCACAGACTGCTGCTGGCTGCCGAAGCTGGTCAGAAGGCTGATATCCTGGCCTACTCCTCGGGTCATCTGGGGCCCCGCAGCCTGAACCAGAGTCAGCCTCACAATAAGACAAAGCAGTCTTTCTGGAGGATGTCTCAAAGCCAAGAAGAAACCCCAAACCCCCTGACACTCCAGCAGAGACGGACAAAGGCACTGGCCTATGTAAAGAAGAAAGACATGAAAGATTCTCCCTCTGAGTTCACCACTGGCACAGCTTTGATAGAGTCTGAAGTCTCGGGGTCTAGACAAGATCTGGCTACTGATCACTCATCACATGCTGACAGAAAAGAAGATATAAGTCTACCTAAGATAGTTCATTGTTCTTCAAATTCTTTGCCAGTTAATCTGAGAGCCCTTTCCCAGAAAAAGTCAAACTCCTCATATGATCAGGAGGGGAAGCAGCCTTTTTGCTCCAGCCATACTGACCAGTTAGGCCTGAATAGGGAAGACCAGCTGAAGACGAAACCACGGATTGGCAGGCAGGTCGTAGCCAAGCAGGACCTCCGGGATTGCAACAGTATGGGAGGAATAAATGTTGCTGAAATGCATGAGAGAAAACTACAAAAG GAGCTGAGGAAGCTGTCAGTGCAGAGCTGGCCCAACAGAGACCGCCTTGCGGTGTTCAGTGACGTCTTTGATGATGTATGTGAAGGCTCGCCAGTATTTGGACGCATCCTGAGGGAAATTAAG ACAGAATATGATTTGTATATCAATCACATGATGGCTTCCCAACCTTCATGCCATGACATG CGGCTGAATACTTCACTTGAAGATCTTGGCAATGGCAAAGTAGAGTTGGAAGACGCTGAAAAAGAGGTCTGCAGGTTGGAGCAGGAGGCCAGAAGAGCTCTAGAGGAGAACAAACG AGCCCGAAATGAATTACAAAATGTTCCAGCCATCACACACCCAGAGGACAAAGACGTGCAGA ATACAGATACTCTCTCAGGGTTGCAGGACAGTGAGACTGCCAACGGCTGCACTAACAGTGTCCAATCCAAGAGGCTTCAGGTGTTGAATGTGTGGAAGGAAGTCCAACTGCTGGAAGAGGAGATTAACAAGATGGTATCCACTGTCACAACCACGGTCACAGAGAGATGCATCAAAGACCTAAAG ACCGAGATAATGAGACTGATAGCCTCAAATGACCGTCTCAAAACCACCAACAAG GATCTGGAAAACAATATCAACACGGCACTGAGCAGAGAGAAAGCACGCAAGGCCATAAAACG GATGTTGTGGGACGAAATACAGTGTGATCTACAAACAGAGTGA